A single window of Nicotiana sylvestris chromosome 5, ASM39365v2, whole genome shotgun sequence DNA harbors:
- the LOC138868622 gene encoding uncharacterized protein, with protein sequence MIIAGFTGQLRGWWDNYLSVEEKAFVINATAVDEGVDNIGMALVKGREDVVYTLIHTILEHFNGRFTSNHETIRTLLNGLRCKTLSEFRWYKDTFMSRVMELSENKYEHWKVKFINGLPSLFAERVVTDHKWYIKCTSLIDNTFSLTDVAMIDSGADLYPLIILGTPFINAIYPFNNIDAQGFYATYQDREISYSFVTDPVTRDINALTNMKQMHVNSLQSEILSMNIFDTLQSAKVQQKNKLIAKQMAVDVCADHPSSFWNRKRHIVTLPFEENFSEDDIPTKSRPYQMNAELVEFCKNEIDNLL encoded by the exons atgattattgcaggctttactggccaacttcgtggctggtgggataattatttATCTGTTGAAGAAAAGGCTTTCGTTATTAATGCTACAGCCGTAGACGAGGGTGTTGATaatataggtatggctctagttaaGGGTAGAGAAGATGTAGTGTATACCCTTATCcatacaattttagagcatttcaatggtagatttacctcaaatcatgagaccatcagaaccttacttaatgggcttagatgtaagacccttagtgaatttagatggtataaagatacttttatgagtagggttatggaaCTATCCGAGAATAAATATGAGCATTGGAAAGTTAAGTTTATAaacggcctcccttccttatttgctgaaagg GTTGTTACGGATCATAAGTGGTACATTAAATGTACTAGCTTGATTGATAATACTTTCTCTCTAACTGATGTAGCAAtgattgatagtggagcagat ttataccctctgATTATACtcggaaccccttttattaatgctatttacccttttaataacatagatgcacagggtttttatgctacttatcaagatagagagataagttattcttttgttacagatcccgtaactagagatattaacgccTTGACTAATATGAAACAAATGCATGTTAATTCATTACAATCAGAAATAttgagcatgaatatattcgatactttacaatctgctaagGTTCAGCAAAAAAATAAATTGATTGCTAAACAGATGGCTGTTGATGTCTGTGCCGATCACCCTAGTTCCTTTTGGAAccgaaaaaggcatattgtaactcttcctttTGAAGAAAACTTCTCCGAAGATGATATCCCTACTAAGTCTCGACCTTACCAGATGAATGCTGAATTGGTCGAATTCTGCAAGAACGAGATTGACAACTTGTTataa